One Acropora palmata chromosome 2, jaAcrPala1.3, whole genome shotgun sequence genomic window carries:
- the LOC141871053 gene encoding serum paraoxonase/lactonase 3-like translates to MRPHITLTFNKEYEDRKGKILTFDFNKPDEPPIELPLKNFNRTGFNPHGISFYRDPSTGVVSLFVINHRAGEQVVEIFDFDRQTHSLIHRRSVIDELIWSPNNLYAIGPDNFYVTNDNFFHGGSKLLSLLQICFLHESYVEIYVDSYTDNINVDPRTGKVWLAGIPRAADAALHSANLSHPSPSQVFEVNLGKASTSGVAFPDYEVREVYANDGKELSFVTTAIVYQDRLLVGTLDNNMLLCQLIHY, encoded by the exons ATGCGTCCCCACATTACATTAACGTTCAACAAAGAGTATGAGGATCGAAAAGGAAAGATCTTAACATTCGATTTCAACAAACCTGATGAACCACCAATTGAGTTGCCACTGAAGAATTTCAATCGCACGGGATTTAACCCGCACGGGATCAGCTTCTATCGGGACCCCTCGACTGGCGTAGTGTCCTTGTTTGTTATAAATCACCGAGCGGGTGAACAAGTCGTTGAAATATTCGACTTTGATCGCCAAACGCACTCGCTTATTCATCGCCGTTCTGTTATTGATGAGTTGATCTGGAGTCCAAATAATCTGTACGCGATTG gtcCCGATAACTTTTACGTGACAAACGACAATTTCTTTCACGGTGGAAGCAAATTATTGTCGCTTCTGCAAATATGTTTCCTTCACGAGTCTTACGTG GAAATTTATGTTGATTCGTACACTGACAACATCAACGTTGATCCACGAACGGGAAAAGTTTGGCTTGCGGGAATCCCGCGAGCAGCGGATGCAGCTCTCCACAGCGCAAACCTCAGTCATCCCAGTCCCTCTCAAGTTTTTGAGGTCAATCTCGGAAAAGCATCAACATCCGGGGTAGCATTTCCCGACTACGAAGTTCGTGAAGTATATGCGAATGATGGAAAAGAACTGTCATTTGTTACAACTGCCATCGTTTACCAAGATCGTTTGCTGGTTGGGACGCTTGACAACAATATGTTGCTTTGTCAGCTGATTCACTACTGA